Part of the Tamandua tetradactyla isolate mTamTet1 chromosome 11, mTamTet1.pri, whole genome shotgun sequence genome, CAGCTGCCCTCAGAGGGCTTAGCCAAACATGGGTAGGGCAGGGACCAGGCAGGCCATTACCAGGCCTCTAGCCCAAGGCACTTCCCTCCCTCTGAGCTGACAATGGCAGGGACAAGCATGGGCAGGCAGGGTGGTCCGGCTGCAGAGAGAGCTCAGGGGCAGGGGTGCAGCAGGCAGGGGCCTGAGCCAGGATCCATGCACTGCAGAAGGAGCAGGCCCTGGGAGAAACCAGTGAGTATGGCAGCTGGACCCGGTTCTGGGGGTCCTAAGTCCTACCCGAGGGCCTTCTGGGACTAGGCCTGCCACTGGGGAGGGGTCCCAGTTCTACCTGCTCAGCTGCACTGTGGGGTTCTCACTGCCCACCAGGGACCCAGAAGAGCCGTGACCCTGGGGCTGCTGGGGGGTGGCATGTAGCTTGGCCGGCATCCAGGGCTTGGCAGAAGGCCCCTTCTGGGTAGACacatgggtgtgtgtatgtggtgaTGCAGACCCTGTACTTGGCAGGGGGCCCCTCACCTGGCAAGACAGGCAGCCCCAGTGATGCCCCATCTCAGCTCCTCTCCTTGGGCTGAGAGACAGGAGCTGGGCACAGCCCAGTGGCTGGAGCTGTCTGCAGTTGTGCCCATGCCAGGCATCCTGGTGCAGCGGACTGGGGAGGGGGAAGGTGGGCCCCTCGCCAAGGCCATGAGCTCAGCGCTGGCCGCAGCTCACCAGCCGCCAAGGCACCTGCTCCATCACGTGGATTTTCTGGACCATTAGGCAGGGCGGTCAGTTGGGGGCAACTTTTGGGAAATTTCTGCGGGCAGTCCTGAGGCCCTTGTGACTGATGGGGATCCCGACGCAGAGGTGGCTGCCCAGACCTGGGGTGGGAGACCCCTCCGCCTTGGACCCCCTCCCAACACCCCTGGGGCCGAGCGCTTGGCAGCTCTACGCTTCTTGCAACAGCCACCCATGCAGGCGGATGTCGCTCCTCTCATCAAACAAGGGACATTCAACTTAGGACTCAAAATGGCCCATATGGCCAGGCACTCCCCACACCCTTGTGGCCTGCTTCAGGGGGCCCCTGGGGTGACTCCATGCCACCTCCCAGGGCCAAACTGAACGTGACGGATATAGGAGGGGGCTTGGCCGTCCTGGAATAGTGAGTGGTAGCCGGTGGGGGCCAGTTGAGGCCAGGATGGTGGCAGGAGGGGGAAGGCATGGCAGTTGAGGTCGGAGGGCCATGGGGTGCTCCACCTCTGCTCCTTCTCGGCAGTGGGGGACAGCTCAGCTGGGACCAGTAGGTGGCCCTTCTGGATAAGGCCAAACAAGTGATGCTGCTGCCATTTTCCTCAAGAGGTGGTGACACacggagggaggggggaggggagaggatgtGCCCCTTCCCCAGTGCCAGTGGTACACCCTGAACAAAGCTCCCCCTGCCCCACCATGCGACCCTTATCCATTCTGGGTCCCTCTATCCTCATAGACTAGAATGATCTTGAAAACCAAACTCAGGGGCAGCCCCCAGGGTGCACCCCAACAGCAGCATCTCTGCCCTGCCACGGGCTGCCAGGaccacctgccccctccccagagcTACCCACCACCACCTTCAGGATGGGGCAGTGGCACCAGGGACATGCCCTGATTACTGAGCCTGCTTCCCAGGACATTACATGTTCCCACGGACCTCTGCCGCCTTGCCAGGTGTCCCAGCCCAGCCAGGCCAGCAGGGTGCAACCCAGACACagggaggcctggagaggagacacttttaaatcatttttgtaaaaaaacgAGCAGCACCAACAAGACACAAAAGACCCCAAGAGACGCTGCCCCAGCCACCAAAGTCAAGTCACACAGGACACGAGATGGGCCAGGAAGCTACTCTCCTAGCGCACATGTGGAACCCAGGCCAAGGCCTGCAGCCGGAGGGGCGGCCCCCTGCCCTGAGGTGCGCACCCCGCGAAGACGAGCGTCCTGAGTGTCCTGGGCCCCGGGAGCCGCTCACTTGGGCCGCGTGATGACACGCGTGGAGAAGTCGAAGAGGTCGCGGTTGATCTTGCGCAGGCTGCGCGTCTCCTCCTCCAGCTCCGTCACGCGGATGCGCAGCTGCTCCTGGCCGCCTAGCACGTTCTGGGGAGCATGGGGGGGAGAGGTCGCGTTcaggggccgggggaggggggcTGTGCCCGCTGCCCTTCTTCTCAACGCGCGCGGCAGCAGGAACTGGGGCTGCACTGGGTCTGAGTGGTGGCAGCTGCGCAAGGCAGGAGACCCGGCACCTCCACAGCGGCAGGCGACCCCCAGCTCGTCGGTCCCTCCGCGGGCCCCACCCTCCTTGCCTCCGCCCCTCCCCGGCCCCGCCCACCTTCTCCATGGTGCGGCACAGGACCGCGTGCAGCTGCTCAGTGCGCTCCAGGTAGCTGGGCTCCGATCCCTGCAACAAGGTGGCTGCGTGGATGCCTTCGTGGCCCGCACCGCCCACCCCAGGTGTCATCAAGTGTAATCCCCTCCCGGGAGGGGATACGGCAGGGGGTCTCTTTCCAAAAGAACACAAGCATCGGCCAGGGGTCCCTTCTGTGCGGCCATGTATGGGAGGAAGCTGTCCCGCGCCTGGCCCCTCCACTCCCCTCCACTTTTGATCGGTGGGCTGCGGGCAGGGACTGAGGCTGCGGGCGTGCAGCGGAGATGCAGTGAGGGGTGCTGCAGTGCCCTGGGAATTCAATCCATCCGGGCACTGCGGGGGTCGGCCAGGGGGCGGGCATACCTGCTGATGCAGGCCCAGGCGCAGGGTCAGGCCCCCGCGGTGCTGCTCATCCCCATGCTCGGCGCCCAGCAGGTGCTTGTTGAAGTGAGGCAGAGGCAGGCTGGGCCTGAGGTCAGAGCTGAGCATAGCCAGGGGTGCCAGCATGATGACGGCATTGGTAacagggcctggggagggggcgtGTGTCAGGCCcgcagccccctcccctccccctccggGTCCCGTGGGCTCCATGCTGAGGCTTGGTGTTCCTCTTCCCCCCCCCGGGATCCTTCCCCTGACACACAGGTCCCGTCCTGCATCTCTAGCAAGCAGCATCAGCCCTGGGGAGAGCTGAAATCAGCACAGAGCCCTCAGGGTCTCCAGGGAGCCAGGCCCCGGGAAGCCCCAAGTGAGCAGATGTGGGGTGGCCACGCCCGAGGGAGTTCCCTGCTCTGGGGCCCCAGGACAGCAGCTGCAAGGGTGCCAGGCTGACTGCCAAGGGCACGGCCGACTCAGAGGACATGTTTCTGTGTCACAGGGACAATCAGTGGCCCTTGCCCACCCCATGTGGCGAGCTCCTGCAGGGCTGTGCCGGGCCCCACAGCCTGAGAGGTGGGTGAgtaagggagggagagagggagcacTGCCAGCTGTACCCCAGGGCTGGGCAAACAGGGCCTCCGCTCAGCTGATCTCAGGGGTGACCTGCCGTGGAGCCCCAGCACTCTCCACCCGGGAGACCAAGCTTCCCCGGGTGTGGCCGGGCCTCTGGGTCGCCATCGTACCAGGCCCCTCTTCTCATCCCAGACTGACACAGGGACCTGGGAAAGGGGCTGGCGCTGGGCAGGAGACATGGGAAGGGACAGCCAGGCCCAGGCCCCCACCTTTAAGGGTGAGGGTCCGCACGCACTGCCTGCTCTGAATGTCCCACAGGCGCACGGTCTCGTCGTGGGAGCCCGAGAGGAGCAGGCTGCCGTCGGAGGACACGGACAAACAGGTCACCTGGTTCCTGAGGACAGATGGATAGGACTGACCCCAGGCAGGACTAAGGACAGACAGCACAGATGGCGGACTGCCCCAGGGAGAGAGGGGCCAGGCTGGGGTGCCCTCACCTGTGTCCTCTGAAGATCTTCCCGTTCTCCTGCTCCGGCTGGAAGGTCTTCTCTCTTGGCCCGGGCTGTGGAGGCCGACACGCCTGGTGAGCCAGGTCCTGGGCACCCCGGGGGACCGTCCGCTCCCTGCCACTGCACAGGGATGGCGCAGGGGGTCCTGGGGGGATCTCGAGGGAAGGGCACACTACTCACCCAGGTGCAGAGGTCGACCTGGAAGATGGAGCCGTCGCTGCCACCACAGAAGATGTGGTGCTCGGCCAGGTCCATGGTCACGGCCACGATGCCCACGTCAAACAGCACCGAGAGCAGCAGCTCGCCCGAAGACACCTCCCAGAGCTGGGGCAGAAGCCGGGGGGCCACGAGGGGCCCGGGATCATCAGCGTGGGGAGATGTTAAGGGCTGGGGCCTCTGGAGGCTGAGAGCCCCGATAGGGATGAATAAGGGAAGCTGGACTGaggggagcaggaggagaaaggagtaGGGGCCTCAGGATGTGACAGCTGGACAGGGCAGGTGTGTCTACGTGTGCATCTGAACACAGGCTGGACCTAGGTGAGCGGGGAAAGGGGCTCGACCAAACTGCCCACGGAGAGGGGGGCATCAGGGGCCTTAGAACCCAGGCTGTCTGCGAGACAAAAACTCTGTGCTCCTGCCCTgcagccctgcccccaccccccaatcgCCTGACCAGGTGCTTGGAAGCACATGGGGGGGGGTTAGAGGGAGCTTCTGAGTCAACAGAGGTCAGACACTCGCCGTCGCCTCTGGAAGAGGCTTGGAAGCCCCAGGATTAAGCAGCGTCTGGATTTCTGGCAGTGGTGGGAGAGGGTGACTCACTGGTCAGCACTGCCAAGAACCCGCCAGGCCCAGCTCAAAGGCCCGCCAGAGTGGGGAGGGTGGACTTGGCCAACAGCtgcggggcggggcagggggggCCTACCTTCACTGTCTGGTCCAGCGAGGCAGTGGCCACCCGGGCCAGGGCCCCCCCAAAGCCGCAGTGCAGGTCTGTGATGGGGAGCGTGTGGTGAGACCAGACGTGCCGGGGGGCGGGGATCCTGGAGGGGTCTCCCTGTAGCacactgggggtgggagggagaggcaATGCTCGGAGAGGGAGTCCCACTCCTTGGGGACCCTCCTGTGTCCCCGGTGCCCCGAGGGACCAGGGCCCCACTCCTCATGGCCCCCAAATGTGAACCCCTCGTTGTGTTGGGCAGTCCTCTCCTGCCTAGCCCCCATCCTCTGTTCTCTGGCCACCCTGAGTCCTCAGACACGAGGCTCTCCACCCATGGCTATGGCTTGAGGACGTCCCCACAGCTGAGTGATACCTGGAGAGCCCACTGTCCCTGAGAGCAGGGGGTTgggacttgggggtgggggggggtacTACCTGCAGAGACCCCACACCAGCACCAGGCAGTCCTTGCCCCCAGAGAGGAAGTGGCTGCTGTCCCCTGTGAACTGCAGGCACGAGACATCCTGGTAGTGGCGGCTCAGAATGACCAGAAGGTTCCCTGTGGACACCTGGTGAGGGGTGAGGATAGGAactgggtgtgggggtggggtgaggcacAGGGCCACAGCTGCCTGGGCCCATCCCCACCCTGCAATGCCACAAGCACCACAGGGCTCCATATCCCCTGATGcccaagcccccaccccacccccacttaaATTTCTTGGACACTCCAGGAGCCTGCTCCCACCCACAGAGGGAGATATGCCTTGGGCTCCCACCCCTCCATGACACAGGCCAAGGGGACATGAGAGCAGCTGCAGGGAGGGCCTGGGGCTTTCTGTTGGGGAGAGCGGGACAAGCCACTGTGAAGGGTCCCCGAAGGACTTCAGGCTGGCCCTCTCATGATCCCAGTGGAAGCCACGTCCTTCTGGAGACTCCGGCAGTGTAGGCAGGGCAGTGAGGGGACCTGAAGTCAGGCCAGGTACTAAGGACTGGCTGGGAGAAGGAAGCTGCCCCAAGGCCAAGGCACATTGTACTGCAAAGTCTTGGGGTATCGGTGTCATCTGAGGATGTAAGAGCCAGTGGGGTGAGAATAAGACCCTCTCCCACTGCTCGGGAAGGGCTGTGTATGGGGTAGAGGACGGCCTTCTGCgccccctctctgggcctctgtctccCCTGGAAAAGGAGGCTAATGGGGTGTAGTCCACACCCTCCCAGCCAGTGCTTGGTAACAGCTATCGGTGTGCTGGGGTTTGGGGCTGGGGCAGGCGTGGGTTGGGCCCTCAGACCCCTGTTCCCCATGCCCCCTTTTAACTGCAGAAGGGGGCAGGGAATTAAAAAGCAGCTGGAATGTGGGTCAACTGGGACCAGACCCGGTGCCCACCTCTGGCCAGCCATGTAGACGTTCCATGTCGCCATGGCTGACACTGGCTAGAAATTTCCAAGCAGGTGGCACCAGTCATGGGCTCCTGGCGGTTCAATCTTAACCTGCCCCTTAACTCCAGGTCACCCCTCATCCCCGAGAACTCTCATCTCCCAGGCCCAAGGCCCAGGCCCACCATATCTACCCATGGTGCTGTGGTAGATAGCCTGGGAGGGGCCTGCTCTGCCTTGGTCTCCCTTTCTTCCAGAGCTACGGCCTCAAAACGAATGTCCCTTGCATCTCCATGGTTGACATGGTTCAACATTCAGAAACCTCTCATGCTGGAACTGCTTAAGATGCCCCAGAACCCTCTGGGGGAGACCAAAGTCATAATGTGGGTGAGGACCCGGGTTGGGAGGGGCAGAAACAGGTTTCCCTTTGCTTCTACTGCCCCAGATCCTGCAAAGGCTGCACGGATCCACGTGGAGGCCTCGCCCACTGCAGCCAGGTTCCAGAAACGTGGTGGTAGGGGCACAGCCACGCCCAGTCATCTGCATAACCAAACCCACGCAACCACACATGACCACCTCTGCCACACCCACTTCCTCTGCCACACCCACTTCCGCACAGAGGCACTTATCTGGGGTCACTATACCCGTATAATCACATGCCCATACCCCCTCATCTACATAACCACACCCACTCGGTTACATGCCGCGGGCAACAAAAATAAGCCTTGCCTTAGTGCTGGCCAGGCAGAGCCCTgggctgggggagtgggggagTGAAGGGGAGCTAGGGGAGGGGGTCTACCACCTAGTCTTCACCCGTGGAGGGAAAATGTGGGGCTGAAGTGCAGCAATCTGCCCCCCAGAGGTAGCTCTCTGTCCCTGTCACTTTTGGCCTGTGAGCCCCAAATGCGGCCACCACCTGTGGTAAAACACGCCCACCACAGGCCCTGCAGAGCTCAGGTTACTTGTGGAGCAGCCCACCCTCTCAACACGTGGGAAGGGGGCCAGCCTGGGGTCTGGGCCTCCCGGTGGCATCCTAGTACCCCTGCGAGGGACACTCAGGCCACCTCCGAGCCGCGGGTGAGCAGCCTGTGTGCTGCCGGCACTCACCTCCCACAGGTATATGCTCTCTGAAACCCCGGCCAGCACGTACAGGCCGTTAGGCGCCACGGTCAGGCAGGTGACCGGCCCTGGGCACATGATCTTCTGCTGGAGCTGGTCCTAGGGAACACGGCAGCCCAGTGAGTACCGGACAGGAGTGGGTCCCCACGCAGGGGATGAGGAGGGCCACCCATGGAGGGACCCCCGGGGCAGGGGAGGTCTGAAccaagctggggtggggggcgtggGGGACCCTGAGAAAGACCGGGGGCAGCGGTAGGGACCAGATCTTGACCCCAATAGAGGGGATGCTAATGGAGGGGATGCGGTGAGTCCTGATGGTTAAGGGATCTCCTTTTTGGGGTTGGAAGCTACTCCTCGGAAAGCACTCAACTCCGCGCCTGCGCACAGCGCCCCATCTGGTCCCACCAGCCCCAAGGCACGCACCCACACCTCAAAAAGCCCCCAGACCCGCGCGTGCGCACAACCCCCCCAACCGAGATTTACCGcgctcccatccccacccctcatCAGGGCGCTTGAAGCCCCCTCCGACACTTCCCCTCCACCAGTCTCGGTGGCGTGAAGCCCCCAAAGGAGCCTGGCCTCCGGCGCGCGCCGCCCGCACCTTCCGCTGCAGCTCCCAGGCGCTGATGTAGTTCTTGCCCAGCTGCGCCGCCAGCAGGTACTCGCCGTTCAGCAGCGCCAGCCCTCGAGGCCCGGCCTGGCCGCCGCGGTACGTGAGCAGGTTGGCGCCCGAGTGCAGCTCCCACACGATGCAGCTCCAGAGCTGGGCCGCCGAATCCGTACACACCGCTACCTCCATGGGCGCCGCCATCTTGCCTGCTTCGCTGCCCCGGAAGTGCGTCATCACTAGCGAGACGCGGGCTTTTGCAGCGGGCGGGCTAGAGAGGCGACGTCCGATGTCCCGCCCCCCGGCGGCCGTGGTCCCGCGCACGCGCACATTCCTAGGGGACAGGGCCGGCCTGTGAAATGGTCTTTTAGCCTCCTACCCAGGGGGACAACGAGGACTACGCGGGAGAAGGTTAGACTTCTTCAGAATGGAGACAGGGAGACCGCTGCCAGCGCCCTTGGCGATGCGTCGCAACCTCTCGgattcttttgtcatttttcacGTTCAAATAATCAAGCCTCGACCGTGCAGGCCGCCTACTTGCGGACCCCTGCGCCCCCCGACTCTCCGGCTCGGGCCGCCCCTGAGCAGCGTCGACCCCGCGTTCCGGCTGCCGACCCAGGCCCCGGCCGAAGCCAGGTGGAATTAGCTGCCAGCCGTTAAAAAGTCAGAAATCACCATTCCCCCAATGgaactttgcgaatactttttaattcactgtccAAAGTGATGTCCGGATAAGTCCCAGAGtgctttgaacagtgaataaataagtatttgcaaagcccccttgggggaatgatgggaaagggggaaaattcaacttgccCAAGGGgagaattctcgatattctcacaagcagtggggacaaccaaagcaaaaggctgatcccccaatcttggggtttgttcgtatgaaacttaaccccgcaaaggacaggctaagcctacttaaaattatgcctaagagtccccCCCAGAAAacctttggttgctcagatgtggtctctctctctccctccctccctcccaccctccctccctctctctcgctctctctccccctcaacatggcaaacaaactcaccaccctccccctctctatgtgggacatgactcccaggggtgtggaccttcctcgcaacgtgggacagaaatcttagaatgagctgggactcagcatcaagggattgagaaaaccttctggaccaaaagggggaagagagaaatgagacaaagtgtcagtggctgagagattccaaacagagtggagagattatcctggaggttattcttactcattaaatagatatcaccttgttatccaagatctaatggaggggctggagggaactgcctgaaaacgtagagctgtgttccagtagccatgtttcttgaagatgattgtataatgatacagcttttgcaacgtgactgtgtaattgtgaaaatcttgtgtctgatgttccttttacctacagtatggacagatgaataaagcatggattaaaaataagtaaataatagggggaacacatgttaaaataaatttggtagattgaaatgctagtgatctatgaaagggagaggtaaggtatgcatgaattttttctgttttatttttatttttctgaattgttgcaaaggtttaagaaatgatcatgatgatgaatatatagctatgtgatggtactgtgagtTGTGGATTATAttacaagaatgaaatgatcatatggtaaaaatgtttgtgtttgtatgtggatatgtttcataaattaaaaaaaaaaattcagaaatcacTTAAGAGTGGAGCTCTTCAGGCCGGTCACCTCGGAGCGGGTCCTGGGCCCTCTGGGCGGGGGGTGGAGACGGGCCAGGTGTCCCTGGCAGCGAGCAGGGGAGGAGAGCGGCCGCCAGGTGGCAAGGGCGAGCCACCACGAGGCTGCCCGGGGAGGGGGCTTGGGGCTGAGGCCCAGGCAACAGAGGCAGTGACAAAGCGCTATGGGTAGGGGCCTTCCTGGTCTGGGGTCAGGAGTGGGGACTTCTCAAGGAAGTGCCTCTGagcagggaagagaaaggagtatTGGGGGGGGCGGGAACAGCTTGTGTAAAGGTCCTGGGGCACTAGAGGGGACTGGGCTATGCAGGGTCCTGGGCTGGAGATTTTCCTGGGGATAGGTGACAGTGAGCAAAAGGATGTTTGTGAGCCAAGTAGACAGGGCGTCCAATCCCCTAGTATTTGCCGAATAGGGAAGCTGAGGCAGGGGCTACCTCGTTTGCAGACAGATTGGAGCTGGAACCAACAGTTCCTGACTTCCATTCCTGGGACCAGCTGATGCATTCGTTTTCCCTGAATGTTATTTTTAGGGTGTGAAATAAAGTATATTGAATGCTAATGTATGCTTTTCAAACAGTGTTTTCCTAAAATCCAAACCTTTTCTCTAATCCTGAAAGgtaccccttcccccttcccctggCACCCTAGGCTGCTCCGTGGTCCCCGGTGCACTTTGGAACCTGGCTGGAGAAGGTCACACCTGTACGGCCTGCTTGTGCAACAGGGGTGTAGCTGTGAGAATGAGGGGGATAAATGATGCTGAAGAGGGGCACTGAGGCTGGATGGCTGGGCAGGGTGCAGGCCCCAGGAGCCGGCAGCAGCTGGCTGTGTACAGCCCCTCAGTGAGggcctctctcccctcctcccctccctggggGACCTGGCGGTGGCCAGGCTGCTATGTAAGGTCAGAGGTCACCCCGCCCCCAGCCTGGCTGCCGGAATGAGGACAGACCGGTTGTCTCGGGGGCAGGACAAAAGCCACACTCCGGGGATGTCGCCAGACCACCCAGCGCCAAGCCTCATGATGCCAGCTGGGTGCCTGCTTCCAAATCTCCAAGCCTGGGGGGGGAACTGGagcggggaaactgaggcacagagccatGTGCGACCCCTCTGGGCTCCCTGAGCATTTATTGGACACCTCCTGTTTGCTGGGCACAGGGTACCCTCCTGGGTCCCACCCCCGCCACCAGCCCTATCTGTCCCCGGGGGGACAAGCAGATGATTTGGGGGGCTCCGGGCTTCCGTGGGGCAGCCCCGTTCTCTGCACTCACGGTGGAAAGCAGAGGGCTGACGCGAAGCGAAAGGCCTCTTCTAGCTCAGGCCTATTTTTGGCCACCTCCCCCTCAAGCCTGTGGCCCTTTGCAGGCTCCGGCCTCTGCTAATTAGGGGTGTTTTGAATTTCTCCTCCAGGAACCCTCCAGGGCCCCCTAACAAGCACTGAGCAGGCAGCCCAGGGTGGGGAGGCCCTGCGAGGCTGGGAGGAGGTGGTGGGGCGGCACTCTCTGGAGACCTGGTGAAAATGTAAGAGTGGGCAACGCAGTTTGCTGAGAAGGGACCTTTTTATCAGCTTTTTTCTCTCCCTGGTGGTTGGAGGGTGGTCTGGGCGGCCCAGGTCGGGTAACCTATTTCCCCTAACATCTTCCTGGCTCCCAGTCCCTTTCCATGCAGGGCATGAGATGCGACCACCTTTTCTGGCATGAGGGGAAAGTGCCCTGTTTTTCCCTTTCAGAGGCCAGGGATAAAATTGGGCCCTAGGTGAGGGTACAGGAGCCAGCCGGTCACAGCAGGA contains:
- the WDR18 gene encoding WD repeat-containing protein 18 isoform X2; this translates as MLNHVNHGDARDIRFEAVALEERETKAEQAPPRLSTTAPWVSTGNLLVILSRHYQDVSCLQFTGDSSHFLSGGKDCLVLVWGLCSVLQGDPSRIPAPRHVWSHHTLPITDLHCGFGGALARVATASLDQTVKLWEVSSGELLLSVLFDVGIVAVTMDLAEHHIFCGGSDGSIFQVDLCTWPGPREKTFQPEQENGKIFRGHRNQVTCLSVSSDGSLLLSGSHDETVRLWDIQSRQCVRTLTLKGPVTNAVIMLAPLAMLSSDLRPSLPLPHFNKHLLGAEHGDEQHRGGLTLRLGLHQQGSEPSYLERTEQLHAVLCRTMEKNVLGGQEQLRIRVTELEEETRSLRKINRDLFDFSTRVITRPK
- the WDR18 gene encoding WD repeat-containing protein 18 isoform X1 — its product is MTHFRGSEAGKMAAPMEVAVCTDSAAQLWSCIVWELHSGANLLTYRGGQAGPRGLALLNGEYLLAAQLGKNYISAWELQRKDQLQQKIMCPGPVTCLTVAPNGLYVLAGVSESIYLWEVSTGNLLVILSRHYQDVSCLQFTGDSSHFLSGGKDCLVLVWGLCSVLQGDPSRIPAPRHVWSHHTLPITDLHCGFGGALARVATASLDQTVKLWEVSSGELLLSVLFDVGIVAVTMDLAEHHIFCGGSDGSIFQVDLCTWPGPREKTFQPEQENGKIFRGHRNQVTCLSVSSDGSLLLSGSHDETVRLWDIQSRQCVRTLTLKGPVTNAVIMLAPLAMLSSDLRPSLPLPHFNKHLLGAEHGDEQHRGGLTLRLGLHQQGSEPSYLERTEQLHAVLCRTMEKNVLGGQEQLRIRVTELEEETRSLRKINRDLFDFSTRVITRPK
- the WDR18 gene encoding WD repeat-containing protein 18 isoform X3 encodes the protein MCPGPVTCLTVAPNGLYVLAGVSESIYLWEVSTGNLLVILSRHYQDVSCLQFTGDSSHFLSGGKDCLVLVWGLCSVLQGDPSRIPAPRHVWSHHTLPITDLHCGFGGALARVATASLDQTVKLWEVSSGELLLSVLFDVGIVAVTMDLAEHHIFCGGSDGSIFQVDLCTWPGPREKTFQPEQENGKIFRGHRNQVTCLSVSSDGSLLLSGSHDETVRLWDIQSRQCVRTLTLKGPVTNAVIMLAPLAMLSSDLRPSLPLPHFNKHLLGAEHGDEQHRGGLTLRLGLHQQGSEPSYLERTEQLHAVLCRTMEKNVLGGQEQLRIRVTELEEETRSLRKINRDLFDFSTRVITRPK